The Desulfosporosinus acidiphilus SJ4 genome has a window encoding:
- the flgM gene encoding flagellar biosynthesis anti-sigma factor FlgM, producing MKIDPTFMSLVSNVQAANRLKQVTNNRSTNPTDDVAVSDKAQAFQTLLQKAIGTPDIRQDRVQALSQQIERGEFKVDAKKIAEKLLPPNF from the coding sequence ATGAAGATTGACCCAACATTTATGTCGCTAGTGAGCAATGTTCAAGCAGCTAATCGCTTGAAGCAGGTCACGAACAATAGATCTACCAACCCAACAGACGACGTCGCTGTTTCAGACAAAGCTCAAGCGTTTCAGACTCTTTTGCAGAAAGCGATAGGCACTCCCGACATTCGGCAGGATCGCGTCCAAGCGCTATCGCAGCAAATTGAACGCGGCGAGTTTAAAGTGGATGCCAAAAAAATAGCGGAGAAATTACTTCCGCCTAATTTCTAG
- a CDS encoding DUF6470 family protein encodes MIDLRIQQQFGTIGLDITPFHYDLSITHADLEIQQKPAEISLQQPAATLEIDNTPARESLGYYGIAAQKQVNDQEAKEACDKGISRIVSEGDQFRDLSNKASVAKIVTKDDEPQQKKIQIACIRPIQITVTENPVECQVETGGVSVSATMGTIQGELQYGSAHAYMEQNPYIQFYTVGSIYDGSK; translated from the coding sequence ATGATTGATCTTCGAATCCAACAACAATTTGGAACAATTGGGCTCGATATTACTCCTTTTCATTATGACCTGAGTATTACGCATGCGGATTTGGAGATTCAACAGAAGCCAGCGGAAATTTCCCTGCAACAACCGGCAGCGACTTTGGAAATTGATAATACCCCAGCGCGAGAATCGCTGGGGTATTATGGTATCGCGGCACAAAAGCAGGTGAATGACCAAGAGGCAAAAGAGGCGTGTGATAAGGGGATATCCCGTATTGTCTCCGAAGGGGATCAATTTAGGGATCTAAGTAATAAAGCATCGGTGGCGAAGATAGTTACCAAAGATGATGAGCCGCAGCAAAAGAAGATTCAAATTGCCTGCATTCGGCCGATTCAGATAACGGTGACCGAGAATCCAGTTGAATGTCAGGTAGAGACAGGCGGAGTATCGGTCTCTGCGACTATGGGAACTATACAAGGAGAATTGCAATATGGGTCTGCTCATGCTTATATGGAACAGAATCCCTATATACAGTTCTATACAGTAGGCTCCATCTACGATGGAAGTAAGTAA
- a CDS encoding M28 family metallopeptidase, translated as MQTRRTFLKTLLGLGAVLFPWSIFPARMGEFVKTELGHPSAELQLPPEIKTKINKESNSESLRRTAMDDIIVLSAPVMQGRRAGSVGEAKASEYLTLQLSLLGLKPMGIPKAGFAQAFTIPPVTETKVNGRLTFRPGRYSDLRIPSANLVGGLRGEKESEIILISAHYDHLGIFEGHLYPGANDNASGVGCILDVIRRILREGKIPKRTIVIAFWSAEEMGFVGSQAFVNNPPFPLHQIKAVLNVDTVGNGVMGDFALWGNGENVAVKAIQQAAAICGASAPITPTAGHNSDSVSFAAAGIPAVTIMTRDWLDKNHTPEDTPAILKPEQIHLASEIIYEAVHILAF; from the coding sequence GTGCAGACACGCAGAACTTTTTTAAAAACTTTACTGGGGTTAGGGGCGGTCCTATTTCCATGGAGTATCTTTCCGGCTCGCATGGGGGAATTTGTGAAAACGGAGTTGGGGCATCCTTCTGCAGAGCTGCAGTTGCCTCCCGAGATTAAAACTAAGATTAATAAGGAAAGTAATTCAGAGAGCCTTAGGCGGACAGCAATGGACGATATAATTGTTTTATCTGCACCTGTGATGCAAGGGCGTAGAGCAGGATCGGTAGGGGAAGCTAAAGCTTCAGAGTATCTGACGTTACAATTAAGCTTGTTGGGGTTAAAGCCCATGGGAATTCCAAAAGCAGGGTTTGCGCAAGCGTTTACCATACCCCCTGTAACCGAAACCAAGGTTAACGGGCGGCTGACCTTCAGACCCGGAAGGTATAGTGACTTAAGGATTCCAAGTGCTAACCTTGTGGGAGGATTGAGGGGAGAGAAGGAGAGCGAAATAATCCTTATCTCCGCCCATTATGACCATTTGGGTATATTTGAAGGGCATCTCTATCCTGGGGCCAATGATAATGCCTCAGGCGTCGGATGTATCCTTGATGTCATTCGGAGAATTCTTCGTGAAGGAAAGATCCCAAAACGGACGATTGTGATCGCCTTTTGGAGCGCAGAAGAAATGGGATTTGTTGGGTCACAGGCGTTTGTCAATAATCCGCCGTTTCCCCTTCATCAGATCAAAGCGGTATTAAATGTTGATACAGTAGGAAATGGCGTAATGGGCGACTTTGCCCTTTGGGGTAATGGTGAAAATGTCGCTGTTAAGGCTATTCAGCAAGCAGCAGCTATATGTGGGGCGAGTGCCCCAATAACTCCAACTGCCGGACATAACAGCGACTCGGTAAGTTTTGCTGCGGCCGGTATTCCGGCGGTTACGATTATGACACGAGACTGGTTGGATAAAAATCATACACCGGAAGATACTCCGGCCATATTAAAACCGGAACAGATACATTTGGCTTCAGAAATCATCTATGAGGCTGTCCACATTCTGGCATTCTAA
- the flgL gene encoding flagellar hook-associated protein FlgL, producing the protein MRVTSGMMSRNFLQNLNGSQENLLILQNQLSSGLRILEPSDDPSGANKVLGYKTSLSMLTQTQTNVTQASSFMGTTDSTLSDVQSMLQRAYELAVQGANDTNSSTSREDIATEVDQITKQIGTLANTKFGDRYIFNGTATDQLPVDSTGTHFSASYNPIQLDIGNGSMVNISVNGKGVFETSSSTPNGLLSSTAYDPSSGTAPTTGQTGILDTLSYELRFGDSSSISATVDKISACLDNISNVRAALGANVNRVTAISNQLDTSKNNLTSDISTTQNIDMAGAISDFQSQQNTFEAALSVGAKIIPPSLVDFLK; encoded by the coding sequence TTGCGAGTAACCAGTGGTATGATGTCAAGAAATTTTCTTCAAAATCTCAATGGATCTCAAGAAAATTTATTAATTTTACAAAATCAGCTGTCTTCAGGACTTCGTATTCTAGAACCCTCGGATGATCCGTCAGGGGCAAACAAGGTATTAGGGTACAAAACTAGTTTGTCTATGCTTACACAAACTCAGACCAATGTGACCCAAGCTTCGTCATTCATGGGCACGACGGATTCAACCTTGTCCGACGTACAGTCAATGCTTCAACGAGCCTATGAACTGGCTGTACAAGGTGCTAATGATACTAACTCATCAACTTCCCGGGAGGATATCGCCACAGAAGTAGATCAAATAACAAAGCAGATCGGAACTCTTGCTAATACAAAATTTGGCGATAGATATATTTTTAATGGTACTGCGACGGACCAATTGCCGGTTGATTCTACAGGTACACACTTTTCTGCTTCTTACAATCCGATCCAATTAGATATTGGCAATGGATCCATGGTCAATATCTCAGTTAATGGGAAGGGAGTATTTGAGACATCTTCCAGTACGCCCAACGGATTGCTCTCCAGTACTGCGTATGATCCATCGAGTGGTACTGCTCCCACTACTGGTCAAACAGGCATTTTGGATACTTTGAGCTATGAATTAAGGTTCGGTGACTCTTCTTCTATCTCTGCTACCGTCGACAAGATTTCCGCTTGTCTTGATAATATTTCAAACGTTCGTGCTGCCTTAGGTGCTAATGTGAATCGAGTAACAGCGATATCGAACCAACTGGATACTTCAAAAAATAATTTAACGTCGGACATCTCTACCACACAGAACATAGATATGGCGGGAGCTATCTCTGATTTCCAATCCCAACAAAATACCTTTGAGGCCGCCCTGTCTGTTGGGGCCAAGATTATTCCGCCGTCATTAGTTGATTTTCTCAAATAA
- a CDS encoding EamA family transporter — MGLISEVSPMVVALVSIILGATGQFLFRLGMLAYGKVTVTGIWRQLGAIIFTPAIFLGFLCFGLSSFLWLVVISRWELSYAYPLVSLGYVLVIIYGTFILHEHLTLPKILGSILILAGISVFGLWTA, encoded by the coding sequence ATGGGTCTTATTTCAGAAGTTTCTCCAATGGTCGTGGCCTTAGTTTCTATCATCTTGGGGGCAACTGGACAATTTCTATTTCGATTAGGTATGCTAGCCTATGGTAAAGTAACAGTTACCGGGATTTGGCGTCAACTGGGAGCCATTATTTTTACACCGGCCATTTTCTTAGGATTTTTGTGCTTTGGTTTAAGTTCTTTTCTATGGCTTGTTGTAATCTCCAGGTGGGAGTTAAGCTATGCCTACCCTTTGGTATCTTTAGGGTATGTTTTGGTCATCATTTATGGTACATTTATACTCCATGAGCACCTTACATTGCCTAAAATTTTAGGAAGTATTCTTATTTTAGCGGGAATTAGTGTGTTTGGGTTGTGGACTGCTTAA
- the flgK gene encoding flagellar hook-associated protein FlgK, producing the protein MTSTFFGLEIGRRALNAQQGALDVTAHNVSNANTTGYSRQIANLTATTPYTIQAPGREESLGSGVAMDTVTRARDKFVDLQLRNETSKQQYWTNRETNLTSIQSAMNEASSSGSGSGLSSDMNSFWSAWSDLSSDPQNSGSRAVVQETAVTLTDTFHSIYNQLKTEQSNIDTDIQDQVGQINTYAKQIAALTQQIQEAQSTGDNPNDLMDNRDNLIDNLSKIVSVNVKESTDSANPKVTDFELDIGSGSQVLVSNDKAYQLKTSSSVPTNTSTDNPSIGGNSFTNITWDASYYLPDGTSSLIGSSDPGYAQAGTSPSLGAQTGTLQSDIDIRNTDLPTLVGKYNSLASGIVSAVNAIYTQAGTPTPTDNFFDSTGTTASTIALESGGSYPVDPSSDTNINNIVAGISGSGDGTVASEIANLATGWPMMPASSGVNLSSLQSTYGTSLGSYYDAAVSGFGVKVQEASGMKNGEDALVTNLTNQRDAVSGVSIDEEMTNMIQYQKSYTAAARVVTTIDDMLNTIVTGLGITR; encoded by the coding sequence ATGACTTCTACTTTTTTCGGCTTGGAAATAGGGCGCAGAGCGTTGAATGCACAGCAAGGTGCCTTAGATGTTACGGCCCATAACGTTTCTAATGCCAATACAACCGGATATTCGCGACAGATTGCCAATTTAACGGCAACCACCCCCTATACAATTCAAGCCCCAGGCAGGGAGGAGAGCTTAGGTTCCGGTGTAGCAATGGATACAGTGACACGTGCTCGGGACAAGTTTGTGGATCTGCAGCTTCGTAATGAAACCTCAAAACAGCAATATTGGACAAATCGGGAAACAAATTTGACCAGTATTCAAAGTGCTATGAATGAAGCTTCAAGTTCGGGTTCGGGTTCGGGTTTAAGTTCAGATATGAACAGTTTTTGGTCTGCGTGGAGTGATCTTTCTTCAGATCCTCAAAATTCCGGATCTCGTGCCGTTGTTCAGGAAACGGCTGTAACTCTGACAGATACTTTCCATTCTATTTATAATCAACTCAAAACAGAGCAAAGTAACATTGATACGGACATCCAAGATCAAGTGGGCCAGATTAACACCTATGCCAAGCAGATTGCTGCCCTCACACAGCAAATCCAGGAAGCACAAAGTACGGGTGACAATCCGAATGACCTCATGGACAACCGAGATAATCTTATAGACAATTTATCTAAAATTGTATCCGTTAACGTGAAAGAATCAACGGACAGCGCTAATCCGAAGGTAACAGATTTTGAATTGGATATTGGAAGTGGTTCACAAGTACTTGTTAGTAATGATAAGGCATATCAGTTAAAGACTTCATCAAGTGTGCCAACAAACACTTCAACAGACAATCCATCCATCGGAGGGAATTCTTTCACCAATATTACGTGGGATGCTTCTTATTATCTTCCGGATGGAACGTCGTCTTTAATTGGTTCTTCTGATCCCGGTTATGCTCAGGCGGGTACCTCTCCTAGCCTGGGGGCACAAACAGGTACTCTTCAATCAGATATCGATATCCGCAACACTGACCTGCCAACTTTAGTAGGAAAGTATAATAGCTTAGCTAGCGGAATAGTTTCGGCTGTTAATGCTATTTATACTCAGGCGGGGACGCCGACACCAACTGATAATTTTTTTGATAGTACTGGTACTACTGCCAGCACCATAGCTTTGGAAAGCGGTGGAAGTTACCCGGTTGACCCCTCTTCAGACACTAATATTAATAATATTGTAGCAGGGATTTCGGGTTCAGGCGATGGTACTGTCGCTTCTGAAATTGCCAATTTAGCGACAGGGTGGCCCATGATGCCCGCAAGCAGTGGTGTTAACCTTTCTTCCCTGCAATCTACTTATGGAACTTCCTTAGGGAGTTATTATGATGCTGCTGTTTCCGGATTTGGGGTAAAAGTTCAAGAAGCATCCGGAATGAAAAACGGAGAGGATGCTTTGGTTACTAATCTGACGAATCAGAGAGATGCAGTATCAGGTGTATCGATTGATGAAGAAATGACCAATATGATCCAATATCAAAAGAGTTATACCGCAGCTGCAAGGGTGGTTACGACCATAGACGATATGCTTAACACTATTGTGACGGGCTTAGGAATAACGAGATAA
- the flgN gene encoding flagellar export chaperone FlgN, protein MSKALQNLEENLKQQVAYFEELKVLEKNKQKALIENDICKIDEFTAREERLLLLTNRLEEDRLLFTQQIAAELGQETKDLTLAVLADWFPALQEVRLELEQEVRELQNIHRLNTQLLKQAMRIVEFTVGLFTYKESHVYSHPQRKDLDANKVLHLLDRRI, encoded by the coding sequence GTGTCTAAAGCACTTCAGAATTTGGAGGAAAACTTAAAACAGCAAGTTGCCTATTTCGAAGAGCTCAAAGTTTTAGAAAAGAATAAGCAAAAAGCCTTAATCGAAAATGATATTTGCAAAATTGATGAATTTACGGCCCGGGAGGAACGACTTCTTCTCCTGACTAATCGGTTGGAAGAAGACCGTCTCTTGTTTACTCAACAAATTGCCGCTGAATTAGGTCAGGAGACTAAGGACCTCACTCTGGCGGTGCTCGCAGATTGGTTTCCCGCCTTACAGGAAGTGCGCCTGGAGCTGGAACAAGAAGTAAGAGAGCTGCAAAATATTCATCGTCTTAATACCCAACTTTTAAAGCAAGCCATGAGAATAGTTGAGTTTACTGTTGGTTTGTTCACATATAAGGAAAGTCACGTATATTCGCATCCGCAGCGCAAAGATCTGGATGCCAACAAAGTGCTGCATCTCTTGGATAGGAGGATTTAA
- a CDS encoding flagellar motor protein MotB yields the protein MSRKRQHEAEKENGERWLLTYSDLITLLMIFFVVLYSMSQVDAQKFQAVAAALNSALSGGSSSRIQVSTNPSGPNIVAPKTPQIDATKPSNSTTKNNQKTGQGNTDADNLNIEAIKAKLDKFASDNNIQSTLVTSIEERGLVIRIQETLLFESGSADITPYARNILEKISTVLAAAPNQIRVEGHTDNLPINTAKFPSNWELSVIRATNVVQILQNDGVSPERLSATGYGEYRPIASNDTEAGRSRNRRIDLIILRSKYDVTEPSAGASSTSANSAPVTGNP from the coding sequence ATGAGTAGAAAACGCCAACATGAAGCAGAAAAGGAGAACGGGGAACGTTGGCTACTTACCTATTCTGACCTCATTACGTTACTTATGATTTTCTTTGTCGTTCTCTATTCCATGAGCCAAGTTGATGCACAGAAGTTTCAGGCAGTCGCCGCGGCTTTGAATTCGGCTTTGAGCGGAGGCAGTTCCTCAAGGATACAGGTGTCAACAAACCCATCCGGGCCCAATATTGTAGCCCCCAAAACACCTCAGATTGACGCTACCAAGCCTAGCAATTCCACAACAAAAAACAACCAAAAAACCGGACAAGGAAATACAGATGCTGACAACTTGAATATAGAAGCCATTAAAGCTAAGCTAGACAAATTTGCCTCTGATAATAACATTCAATCAACCTTAGTTACTTCTATTGAAGAACGCGGTCTTGTGATCAGAATCCAGGAGACACTGCTTTTTGAAAGCGGCTCTGCTGATATCACACCTTATGCCCGCAATATTCTTGAGAAGATCTCCACGGTTCTGGCGGCTGCCCCTAACCAAATCAGAGTTGAAGGGCATACGGATAATTTGCCAATTAACACAGCGAAATTTCCCAGCAACTGGGAGCTTTCCGTAATCCGTGCCACCAATGTCGTGCAGATCTTACAGAATGATGGTGTTTCCCCTGAGCGCCTCTCCGCAACAGGTTATGGAGAATATCGGCCCATTGCTTCCAATGATACTGAAGCCGGGCGATCAAGAAACCGTCGGATCGATCTAATCATACTCCGTTCCAAATATGATGTTACCGAACCCAGCGCTGGTGCTTCATCTACTTCAGCAAATTCCGCTCCGGTAACAGGAAATCCTTAG
- a CDS encoding Nif3-like dinuclear metal center hexameric protein, producing MAVTIGQVAQLIEKLAPKFWAEEWDNVGLLVGSGSAQVERILIALDGTLEVVEEAREFGAQLIIAHHPIMFRPLKNLRSDNAAAKIPLLLLNHQIGYYAVHTNLDQSRLSSSFTLGEILDLKEIKLLEEKVSEGTKNLQSNIIPSNLPDEARGYGVIGYLERPEKLEIVWQNFLERLKKSNIYAHPYDLTGVRLAGSLQKEIRKVAIVNGSGGRFVPKALFKGVDLLITGDVDHHAVLDALEGGMAVGDLGHFLSEAPMLQALNYYLSSERALQRVEFKVSKSNSSPWR from the coding sequence ATGGCAGTAACAATAGGTCAAGTTGCCCAACTTATAGAGAAACTTGCCCCAAAATTTTGGGCTGAAGAATGGGATAACGTTGGACTTTTGGTGGGGTCCGGCTCAGCGCAGGTTGAACGGATTTTAATAGCGTTAGATGGAACTTTAGAAGTTGTCGAGGAGGCAAGGGAATTTGGAGCTCAACTTATTATTGCGCATCATCCGATTATGTTTCGGCCGTTGAAAAATTTAAGATCGGACAATGCGGCGGCAAAGATTCCCCTGCTTTTACTCAACCACCAGATTGGCTATTATGCGGTACATACAAATCTCGATCAGTCGAGGCTGTCTTCAAGCTTTACCTTAGGGGAGATCTTAGACTTAAAAGAAATAAAGCTGCTTGAAGAGAAAGTGTCAGAAGGCACTAAAAATCTCCAATCAAACATAATTCCATCTAATCTTCCAGATGAGGCCCGAGGGTATGGAGTTATTGGCTACTTAGAGCGCCCGGAAAAATTGGAGATTGTCTGGCAGAACTTTTTAGAACGGTTAAAGAAGTCTAATATCTATGCTCATCCTTATGATTTGACTGGGGTACGATTAGCCGGGTCGCTTCAGAAAGAAATACGCAAAGTGGCCATCGTCAACGGAAGCGGAGGACGATTCGTACCCAAAGCACTGTTTAAAGGAGTGGATTTGCTGATTACAGGAGATGTTGACCATCATGCTGTTCTTGATGCTCTTGAAGGAGGAATGGCAGTGGGAGATCTTGGCCATTTTCTAAGCGAGGCTCCTATGCTTCAAGCATTAAACTATTATTTATCCTCGGAAAGAGCATTGCAACGTGTCGAATTTAAAGTAAGTAAATCTAATTCGTCACCCTGGCGTTAA
- a CDS encoding CheR family methyltransferase: MALTSISNTYEDFIKAFHPKSGLDLKFYKQNQMQRRILSFMNSHGYTTFPDFFKALNSNQVLYDAFFKHLTINVSQFFRDANQWKTLKDSIIPQLLQSKSPLKLWSAGCSSGQEPYSLAMTFLEYFPNAKFTVLGTDIDINVLNQAKEGLYKQNDFASTPPEFLQKYFTPSDKGYQIKENVKRLVTFQHQNLLTDRFQSGFDFIACRNVVIYFTDEAKELLYTKFTEALRPGGILFTGSTEHLFGMKNLGLKAVSSFFYQKQ; the protein is encoded by the coding sequence TTGGCTTTAACATCTATTTCTAATACCTATGAAGACTTTATTAAAGCCTTCCATCCCAAAAGTGGACTTGACCTTAAATTTTATAAGCAAAATCAAATGCAGCGTCGAATTCTCAGCTTCATGAATTCCCACGGCTATACAACCTTCCCCGATTTCTTTAAAGCCTTAAATTCGAATCAAGTCTTATATGACGCCTTCTTTAAACATCTAACCATTAACGTTTCTCAATTTTTCCGAGACGCGAACCAGTGGAAAACCCTTAAAGATTCTATTATACCACAGCTTCTTCAAAGCAAAAGCCCGCTAAAACTTTGGAGTGCAGGATGTTCGAGCGGACAAGAGCCCTATTCCTTAGCAATGACATTCCTTGAATACTTCCCTAATGCCAAATTCACCGTCTTAGGGACTGACATTGACATCAATGTACTAAACCAAGCTAAAGAAGGCCTTTACAAGCAAAATGATTTTGCCAGTACTCCCCCGGAATTTCTGCAAAAATATTTTACCCCATCTGACAAAGGGTATCAAATCAAGGAAAATGTAAAACGACTTGTCACCTTCCAACATCAGAACCTTTTAACGGATCGTTTCCAGTCAGGATTTGACTTTATTGCCTGTCGCAATGTGGTCATATATTTCACGGATGAAGCAAAAGAATTGCTTTATACAAAATTCACAGAAGCTTTAAGACCGGGAGGCATCCTTTTTACCGGCAGCACGGAACACCTCTTTGGGATGAAAAACCTTGGTCTCAAGGCTGTTTCCTCCTTTTTCTATCAAAAGCAATAA
- a CDS encoding flagellar motor protein: protein MDLSTIIGVIAGIGALVIGYLLEGGSLGSLFQFSAAMIVFGGTAGAVLTSFSLSDLRNAPYWLKVAFTSQTFGTAEAYEALVRFAEKARREGLLSLEQELSTVDDRFTRQGLQLVIDGTDPEITEEILESNIAVLEKRHKIGISVFEAAGGYAPTMGIIGTVMGLVRVLGNLTDPSSLSESIASAFIATLYGVSSANLLWLPIATKLKMKDKAEVAAMEMVRDGILSIQAGDNPSILKEKLKTHVGSMLLTEENSDEGAGAPGRPAVSESR from the coding sequence ATGGATTTATCAACTATAATTGGAGTCATCGCCGGTATTGGCGCACTAGTCATCGGATATCTTTTAGAAGGCGGTTCTCTAGGTTCCCTTTTTCAGTTTTCTGCTGCCATGATTGTTTTCGGGGGAACTGCCGGGGCGGTGCTGACAAGTTTTTCGCTTTCGGATCTTAGAAACGCGCCTTACTGGTTAAAGGTTGCTTTTACCTCCCAAACGTTTGGTACTGCTGAGGCCTATGAAGCCCTTGTGCGTTTCGCAGAGAAAGCCCGTCGCGAGGGATTGCTCAGTCTCGAACAAGAACTCTCGACCGTTGATGATCGTTTTACTCGTCAAGGACTGCAGCTTGTTATTGACGGAACTGACCCCGAGATCACTGAGGAAATCTTGGAATCTAATATTGCAGTCCTTGAGAAACGTCACAAGATTGGTATTTCCGTATTTGAGGCCGCTGGCGGATACGCACCAACTATGGGAATTATCGGAACAGTCATGGGTCTCGTCAGGGTGTTGGGGAATCTTACCGATCCTTCCTCGCTTTCCGAATCAATCGCTTCTGCTTTTATCGCAACACTCTATGGTGTTTCCTCCGCTAACCTTCTCTGGCTTCCCATTGCTACTAAGCTTAAAATGAAAGACAAAGCAGAAGTTGCCGCAATGGAAATGGTTCGAGACGGTATCCTCTCGATTCAGGCCGGCGACAATCCGTCTATTTTAAAAGAGAAATTGAAAACCCACGTCGGCTCTATGCTTCTCACTGAGGAGAATTCTGACGAAGGTGCAGGGGCTCCGGGCCGTCCTGCAGTAAGTGAAAGCCGATGA
- a CDS encoding flagellar assembly protein FliW encodes MNNNVYYFAQGLPGFEDLRRFRLVEEEGVPFARLISVEEERIGFILIRPALLFPDYGVEVDDKSAETLKLNPAANEAGSANTNLDEKQNINVDIWAIVTMNKEDFAQNTVNLRAPILLNNIHKVGIQLILMDEKYLTKQPLIKDKSFSQEQEGAVG; translated from the coding sequence ATGAATAATAATGTCTACTATTTTGCCCAAGGTTTGCCAGGTTTTGAAGACTTAAGAAGGTTCCGCCTTGTTGAGGAGGAAGGAGTTCCCTTTGCTCGACTGATTTCTGTTGAGGAAGAAAGAATTGGATTTATCCTCATTCGACCAGCACTGCTATTCCCTGATTACGGTGTGGAAGTTGATGATAAAAGTGCAGAGACCTTGAAGCTTAATCCGGCGGCAAACGAGGCAGGAAGCGCTAACACTAACTTAGATGAAAAACAAAATATCAATGTAGATATTTGGGCAATAGTAACCATGAATAAAGAGGATTTCGCACAGAACACGGTTAATTTAAGGGCCCCAATACTGTTAAATAATATTCACAAGGTAGGGATTCAGCTTATCTTGATGGATGAAAAATATCTCACCAAGCAACCGCTGATTAAGGATAAGTCATTTAGTCAGGAACAGGAAGGAGCGGTTGGTTAA
- a CDS encoding YaaR family protein: MSIRIETANQSSAPTLDSQSTSERTSGFSGILSQTQNIQRVELQTFLDRLGAQGKKLAQSLSISDLKDFRDMVKSFLRSTFGQSRKMQEDSSWDFHGRPKVMARISKIDHALEDLGKQLLDQQAKPLEVLTKIDEIRGLIVDLFA; this comes from the coding sequence ATGTCTATTCGTATTGAAACCGCAAATCAATCCTCCGCTCCAACTCTTGACTCACAAAGCACCTCAGAGCGCACGAGTGGTTTCAGCGGAATCTTATCCCAAACTCAAAATATCCAACGAGTTGAACTTCAAACCTTTCTTGATCGTCTTGGAGCCCAAGGCAAAAAACTGGCTCAATCCCTCTCTATTAGTGACTTAAAAGATTTTCGGGATATGGTTAAATCGTTTCTGCGTTCCACTTTCGGCCAAAGTCGAAAAATGCAGGAGGATTCCTCATGGGATTTTCATGGCCGTCCAAAGGTCATGGCACGAATCTCCAAAATCGACCATGCATTGGAGGATTTAGGAAAGCAACTTCTCGATCAACAAGCCAAACCCCTGGAAGTATTGACCAAGATTGATGAAATTCGCGGATTGATTGTTGATCTTTTTGCTTAG
- a CDS encoding tRNA (adenine(22)-N(1))-methyltransferase: MTFSLTLGPRLQSVASLVPLGARLGDIGTDHAYLPIALVEGRKITQAVAVDVHEGPFQSALAAVKLRRLEEVIDVRFGDGLKPLKAGEVDVLTLAGMGGKTMLEIFKARPEVLDFVTDLIVQPQGGEGAVRLSLLNSRWLLKTEQLIKEEERIYTVMAFSREEGCNLADLTLMKDVWYQRLSSRILEGTRSAEYQTIIDKLVWHFGPLILEEHSNLLQENLADYCVMLKRRLEQMKQSNKSETLERIKEVSEELALVEGIIEWQ, encoded by the coding sequence ATGACCTTTTCTTTGACGTTAGGTCCACGTCTTCAATCGGTAGCATCACTAGTTCCTTTGGGAGCCAGGCTCGGCGATATAGGGACGGATCATGCTTATTTGCCTATCGCTCTTGTGGAGGGACGAAAAATTACTCAAGCTGTTGCTGTTGATGTTCACGAAGGGCCTTTTCAATCTGCCTTGGCTGCGGTTAAGTTGCGGCGATTAGAAGAGGTTATCGACGTAAGGTTTGGAGATGGCCTGAAGCCCCTCAAAGCTGGGGAGGTAGATGTACTTACCCTGGCCGGAATGGGTGGAAAAACCATGCTGGAAATATTTAAAGCTCGACCTGAGGTATTAGACTTCGTGACGGACTTGATTGTTCAACCTCAAGGAGGGGAAGGAGCGGTACGCTTGTCGCTCTTAAACAGCAGGTGGTTATTAAAGACTGAACAGCTTATAAAGGAAGAAGAACGCATCTACACTGTAATGGCTTTTTCCAGAGAGGAAGGCTGTAATTTAGCTGATTTAACGCTCATGAAAGATGTCTGGTATCAGCGGTTATCCTCTCGAATTTTAGAAGGAACCAGGTCGGCAGAGTATCAGACGATTATAGATAAGTTGGTCTGGCATTTCGGTCCTTTGATCTTAGAGGAACATTCGAATCTTTTGCAAGAAAATCTTGCTGATTACTGTGTAATGCTTAAGAGACGGTTAGAACAAATGAAACAATCCAATAAATCGGAAACTCTTGAAAGAATTAAAGAAGTATCTGAGGAGTTGGCTTTGGTGGAGGGAATCATAGAATGGCAGTAA